The following coding sequences are from one Microtus pennsylvanicus isolate mMicPen1 chromosome 1, mMicPen1.hap1, whole genome shotgun sequence window:
- the LOC142842460 gene encoding vomeronasal type-2 receptor 116-like isoform X5: MRQNKDKGEDLTTGYIFYLKIVQQPVENDYFNNILNMQIPTTSKNIQFALSLAFAMDEVNRNPDLLPNSSFVFGCPQGDCAFDIKFYAHLKLSDEMHHLPPNYICNKQTMCEMVLTGPNLAISVMIGNMFNLFIPQQFLQITYGPFHPILSNREQFPSLYQMAAKDTSLALAMISLMLNFNWNWIGLVISDNDQGTQFLTQLRGEMEKITACFAFVSVIPVKMDLFLQRAEVYYNQIVTSSTNVVIIYGDRDSILAVVVRRWESLGLQRIWVTTSQWDGTTSKHDYPLNSFNWKITFAHKHSEISSFKTFVQTMNPLKYTDEFLAKLEWMSMNCKVSTSMFKTLKNCLSNASLQLLKAQTFGMAFSEENYDIYNVVYTVAHAFHEMLLQHVYNQPMDNGKRYYNHCFKLHSFLRKTRFTNPLGDRVIMNQKDKLQEEYSIFHIWNFPYGLGLKVKIGEFSSYFPYGQQLHLYEDMIEHATGSRQMPPSVCSSDCGPGFRKFSQEGMAACCFVCSPCQQNEISNETNVEKCVRCPEDEYANREQNRCIKKAVVFLNYIDTLGMVLTLMALFFSAFTTVVLGIFVKHHNTPIVKANNQNLSYILLISLIFCFLCPLLFIGHPNSATCVLQQITFGIVFTVAVSTVLAKTVTVLLAFKVTAPGTRMRYFLASGVPNYIIAICTLIQIILCTIWLQFSPPFIDKDVHSEHGQIIIVCNKGSVTAFYCVLGYHGSLALASFIVAFLARNLPDTFNEAKLLTFSMLLFCSVWITFLPVYHSTKGKIMVAVEVLSILASSAGLLGCIFIPKCYIILLRPERNSLQKLREKTSS, encoded by the exons ATGAGGCAGAATAAAGACAAGGGCGAAGACTTGACGACAGGTTATATCTTCTACCTTAAAATAGTGCAGCAGCCTGTGGAGAATGATTATTTTAACAACATTCTGAATATGCA GATTCCCAC AACATCTAAAAACATCCAGTTTGCACTGTCCTTAGCTTTCGCCATGGATGAAGTCAACAGGAACCCTGATCTTTTACCAAATTCATCATTTGTATTTGGATGCCCCCAAGGTGATTGTGCATTTGATATTAAATTTTATGCTCACTTGAAATTATCCGACGAAATGCATCATTTACCCCCTAATTATATCTGCAATAAACAGACTATGTGTGAAATGGTGCTTACAGGACCAAATTTGGCAATATCTGTGATGATTGGGAACATGTTTAACCTCTTCATACCTCAACAG TTCCTTCAGATTACCTACGGACCTTTCCATCCCATCCTGAGCAATCGTGAACAGTTTCCCTCTCTATATCAGATGGCTGCCAAGGACACATCTTTAGCTCTGGCCATGATCTCTTTGATGCTTAACTTCAACTGGAACTGGATTGGCCTGGTCATCTCAGACAATGATCAGGGTACTCAATTTCTCACACAATTAAGAGGCGAGATGGAAAAAATTACAGCCTGCTTTGCCTTTGTGAGTGTGATCCCAGTCAAGATGGATTTGTTCTTGCAAAGAGCTGAAGTGTATTATAACCAAATAGTGACATCATCCACAAATGTAGTTATCATTTATGGTGACCGAGACAGTATTCTAGCTGTGGTTGTTAGAAGATGGGAATCTCTAGGTTTACAGAGAATATGGGTCACCACCTCACAGTGGGATGGTACTACAAGTAAGCATGACTACCCACTTAATTCATTCAATTGGAAAATAACTTTTGCACACAAGCATTCTGAGATTTCTAGCTTTAAAACTTTTGTACAGACAATGAACCCTCTCAAATACACTGATGAATTCCTGGCTAAGCTGGAGTGGATGAGCATGAACTGCAAAGTCTCAACTTCTATGTTTAAGACCCTAAAAAATTGTTTGTCCAATGCCTCATTGCAATTGCTAAAAGCACAGACCTTTGGCATGGCCTTTAGTGAAGAGAATTATGACATATATAATGTAGTGTATACTGTGGCCCATGCCTTCCATGAAATGCTTCTTCAGCATGTATATAATCAACCAATGGATAATGGAAAAAGATACTATAATCACTGCTTCAAG CTGCACTCCTTTCTGAGGAAAACACGCTTCACTAATCCACTTGGAGACAGAGTGATTatgaaccagaaagacaaacttcAGGAAGAGTATAGCATTTTTCATATTTGGAATTTCCCATACGGTCTTGGACTAAAGGTGAAAATAGGAGAGTTTAGCTCATATTTTCCATATGGACAACAGCTGCATTTATATGAAGACATGATAGAgcatgcaacaggaagtagacag ATGCCGCCCTCTGTGTGCAGTTCAGATTGTGGTCCTGGATTCAGAAAGTTCTCACAGGAGGGAATGGCAGCCTGCTGTTTTGTTTGCAGTCCCTGCcaacaaaatgaaatttctaaTGAGACAA atGTGGAAAAATGTGTGAGGTGTCCAGAGGATGAGTATGCTAACAGAGAGCAGAATCGGTGTATTAAAAAAGCTGTGGTCTTTCTGAACTATATAGACACCTTAGGGATGGTTCTGACCTTAATGGCCTTGTTCTTCTCTGCATTCACAACTGTGGTTCTTGGGATATTTGTGAAACATCACAACACTCCCATTGTCAAGGCCAATAACCAGAATCTCAGCTACATCTTGCTGATTTCActcatcttttgttttctctgtccctTGCTTTTCATTGGGCATCCCAACTCAGCTACCTGTGTTCTGCAACAAATCACATTTGGAATTGTATTCACTGTGGCTGTTTCCACTGTGTTGGCCAAAACTGTGACTGTGCTGCTTGCTTTCAAAGTCACAGCCCCTGGAACAAGGATGAGGTATTTTCTGGCTTCTGGTGTTCCCAACTACATCATTGCCATCTGTACGCTCATCCAAATTATTCTCTGTACAATCTGGCTGcaattttctcctccttttattgACAAAGATGTGCATTCTGAGCACGGCCAAATCATCATTGTGTGCAACAAGGGCTCAGTTACTGCATTCTACTGTGTCCTGGGATACCATGGCTCCCTTGCATTAGCGAGCTTCATTGTGGCTTTCTTGGCCAGGAATCTCCCTGACACATTCAATGAAGCCAAGTTGCTGACCTTCAGCATGCTGTTGTTTTGCAGTGTCTGGATAACATTCCTTCCTGTCTACCACAGCACCAAGGGCAAGATaatggtggctgtggaggtcttGTCCATCTTGGCTTCCAGTGCAGGCCTACTGGGATGCATTTTTATCCCCAAGTGCTACATAATTTTGttaagaccagagagaaattctCTTCAAAAGTTAAGGGAGAAAACATCTTCCTGA